One part of the Streptomyces sp. AM 2-1-1 genome encodes these proteins:
- a CDS encoding MSMEG_6728 family protein produces MQTFLPYPDFRRSALVLDARRLGKQRVEALQVLRGLTVPGYGWRHHPAVRMWTGYEEALVRYGLDVCEAWTEGGRTDTCAATLLVDLAAHRELPGVRVRSEEELAGAGELPPWLGDEAFHLSHRSALVRKAPDHYRPLFPEVPDDLPYVWPRSDRGAGGGVPEERGGGR; encoded by the coding sequence ATGCAGACCTTCCTGCCGTACCCGGACTTCCGCCGCAGCGCGCTCGTCCTCGACGCCCGCCGGCTGGGCAAGCAGCGGGTGGAGGCGCTCCAGGTGCTGCGCGGCCTCACGGTGCCCGGTTACGGCTGGCGCCACCATCCCGCCGTCCGGATGTGGACCGGTTACGAGGAGGCGCTGGTGCGGTACGGGCTGGACGTCTGCGAGGCGTGGACGGAGGGCGGCAGGACCGACACCTGCGCGGCCACGCTGCTGGTGGACCTCGCCGCCCACCGGGAGCTCCCCGGGGTCCGCGTCCGGAGCGAGGAGGAACTGGCCGGGGCGGGTGAGCTGCCGCCGTGGCTCGGCGACGAGGCGTTCCACCTGAGCCACCGCTCGGCTCTCGTCCGCAAGGCACCGGACCACTACCGGCCGCTCTTCCCGGAGGTTCCGGACGATCTTCCGTACGTCTGGCCCCGGTCGGACCGCGGGGCGGGCGGCGGGGTGCCGGAGGAGCGCGGCGGGGGCCGGTAG
- a CDS encoding ScbR family autoregulator-binding transcription factor: MARQERAIRTRNAVLTAAAAVFAERGYEAATIQEILERAAVTKGALYFHFPSKEDLARGVLDHAVTEPPPEQPLKLQSFVDMGLILAHRLPREPLLRGAARIAADQSNQRFFGKPWHDWVQLTTQQIVAAQSQGEVLPHVDPGRTAQTMVGSFTGIQLMSQAATEMADFEERISLLYDLVLPSIAVPGVLGRLDTSPRRGARAFAEARASAEAEADPPAAAGTVSDPPAAAFAADRPAAHTA; the protein is encoded by the coding sequence ATGGCACGGCAGGAGCGCGCGATCCGGACGCGCAACGCGGTACTGACAGCGGCTGCGGCGGTCTTCGCCGAACGCGGTTACGAAGCCGCCACCATCCAGGAGATCCTGGAACGGGCCGCGGTGACCAAGGGCGCGCTGTACTTCCACTTCCCCTCCAAGGAGGACTTGGCACGAGGGGTTCTGGACCACGCGGTGACCGAGCCGCCGCCCGAACAGCCCTTGAAGCTGCAGTCCTTCGTGGACATGGGACTGATCCTCGCGCACCGACTGCCGAGGGAGCCACTGTTGCGGGGCGCCGCGCGGATTGCCGCCGATCAGAGCAACCAGCGCTTCTTCGGGAAGCCCTGGCACGACTGGGTCCAGCTGACGACCCAGCAGATCGTGGCCGCTCAGAGCCAGGGCGAGGTGCTGCCGCACGTCGATCCCGGGCGCACCGCCCAGACGATGGTCGGCTCCTTCACCGGGATCCAGCTGATGTCGCAGGCCGCCACCGAGATGGCCGACTTCGAGGAACGCATCTCCCTCCTCTACGACCTGGTGCTGCCCAGCATCGCGGTGCCCGGCGTCCTCGGACGGCTGGACACCTCGCCCCGGCGCGGCGCCCGCGCCTTCGCCGAGGCCCGTGCCTCCGCCGAGGCGGAGGCCGATCCGCCGGCCGCCGCCGGAACGGTCTCCGATCCGCCGGCGGCGGCCTTCGCCGCGGACCGGCCGGCGGCGCACACCGCCTGA
- a CDS encoding ScbA/BarX family gamma-butyrolactone biosynthesis protein has translation MRIHPWGEHMHHTVKHHHTPSAPPPATYGDTSVRAPARGAPAAAPVVGPAAAHRVQAEDVLIRGVRRLVENTYTLDVDWAGRHVFFEPALGSVHHHMLIAQTLRQIGLSLAHTEFAISSAHQFLMSGMAYSAHPGRATDRSPVRAEAVCTWTGRNSLRMAITLEQRGEVVVRSESGFSWVSDRVYRRLRGAFLTARPGAMPVPVEAARAGRRAADEVVLGASDRPHHWELIADTGHPALMDHPVDHVPGLVIMEASQQAAHAVVAGPGTRSWLPLTTDMVTSRYVEFDAPCWIRAREVPPPAGPSTGGPGRSAVEVTGVQRGRVAFRTLVEGVSGPGARRE, from the coding sequence GTGCGCATTCATCCCTGGGGGGAGCACATGCACCACACCGTGAAGCACCACCACACCCCGTCCGCCCCGCCGCCGGCGACGTACGGCGACACCTCGGTCCGGGCACCGGCACGGGGCGCACCGGCCGCCGCGCCCGTCGTCGGCCCGGCCGCCGCCCACCGCGTCCAGGCGGAGGACGTACTGATCCGCGGCGTGCGCCGACTCGTCGAGAACACCTACACGCTCGACGTCGACTGGGCCGGCCGGCACGTTTTCTTCGAACCCGCACTCGGCAGTGTGCACCACCACATGCTGATCGCGCAGACACTGCGGCAGATCGGACTCAGCCTCGCACACACCGAGTTCGCGATCAGCTCCGCCCACCAGTTCCTGATGAGCGGCATGGCCTACTCCGCCCACCCCGGCCGTGCGACGGACCGGTCGCCGGTCCGCGCCGAGGCGGTCTGCACCTGGACGGGGCGCAACTCCCTCCGCATGGCCATCACCCTGGAGCAGCGCGGAGAAGTCGTCGTCCGGAGCGAATCCGGGTTCTCCTGGGTCTCCGACCGGGTCTACCGGCGGCTGCGCGGCGCCTTCCTGACCGCGCGGCCCGGGGCCATGCCGGTGCCGGTCGAAGCGGCGCGGGCCGGGCGGAGGGCCGCCGACGAGGTGGTGCTCGGCGCCTCGGACCGCCCGCACCACTGGGAGTTGATCGCCGACACCGGGCACCCGGCGCTGATGGACCACCCGGTCGACCACGTGCCGGGGCTGGTGATCATGGAGGCGAGCCAGCAGGCCGCGCATGCCGTCGTCGCGGGGCCGGGCACCAGGTCGTGGCTCCCGCTCACCACCGACATGGTCACGTCCCGGTACGTCGAGTTCGACGCGCCGTGCTGGATCCGCGCGCGCGAAGTGCCGCCGCCCGCCGGGCCCTCGACCGGCGGACCGGGCCGGTCGGCGGTGGAGGTGACGGGGGTGCAGCGCGGCAGGGTCGCGTTCCGCACCCTGGTGGAGGGGGTGTCGGGGCCCGGCGCCCGGCGGGAGTGA
- a CDS encoding cytochrome P450, translating to MHTNHGDALAVAPGTPSEHAAGPAARCPFRLDPDGTDIQGEAARIRAAGPATRIELPEGVPAWAVADPAVITRLLTSPAVSKDAAQHWPAWIDGEVGPDWSLALWVSIRSMFTAYGTAHTRLRKLVSGAFTAHRTKALAPVVSRIAEELLDEIEALPPGEPVDLRARYAGPLPARVICELFGVPLESRDRLCILFDALFSTATPAEEVRAHAVELYGILHALVALKRGAPGDDLTSALITIQRESIASGAPQPLEDQELLDTLVHFLSAGYETSINLIDHAVHALLTHPEQLELIRTGAAEWSDAVEETLRWEPAAANLMLRYAVEDIDLGEVVVPKGEALVMAVAGAGRDEGLHGPDAALFDLTRATRRDHLAFGYGVHHCLGAPLARMEGTTALSALFARFPELALAVPSSSLRPVKSFISNGHRELPVLRYGPGA from the coding sequence ATGCACACGAACCACGGCGACGCCCTCGCGGTCGCCCCCGGCACCCCCTCCGAGCACGCCGCCGGCCCCGCCGCGCGCTGCCCGTTCCGGCTCGACCCCGACGGTACGGACATCCAGGGCGAGGCCGCCCGCATCAGGGCCGCCGGACCGGCCACCCGGATCGAGCTGCCGGAAGGGGTCCCCGCCTGGGCCGTCGCCGACCCGGCCGTCATCACCCGCCTCCTCACCTCGCCCGCCGTCTCCAAGGACGCCGCCCAGCACTGGCCCGCGTGGATCGACGGCGAGGTCGGCCCCGACTGGTCGCTCGCCCTCTGGGTCTCCATACGCAGCATGTTCACGGCGTACGGCACCGCCCACACCCGCCTGCGCAAGCTCGTCTCCGGCGCCTTCACCGCCCACCGCACCAAGGCGCTGGCCCCCGTCGTCTCCCGCATCGCCGAGGAACTGCTCGACGAGATCGAGGCGCTGCCCCCGGGCGAACCGGTGGACCTGCGCGCCCGGTACGCCGGACCGCTGCCCGCCCGCGTGATCTGCGAGCTCTTCGGCGTACCGCTGGAGAGCCGCGACCGCCTCTGCATCCTGTTCGACGCCCTGTTCAGCACCGCGACCCCGGCCGAGGAGGTCCGCGCCCACGCCGTCGAGCTCTACGGAATCCTGCACGCGCTCGTCGCCCTCAAGCGCGGGGCCCCCGGCGACGACCTCACCAGCGCCCTGATCACCATCCAGAGGGAGAGCATCGCCTCCGGTGCGCCGCAACCCCTGGAGGACCAGGAGTTGCTCGACACCCTCGTCCACTTCCTGTCGGCCGGGTACGAGACCAGCATCAACCTCATCGACCACGCCGTGCACGCCCTGCTCACCCACCCCGAGCAGCTCGAACTGATCCGCACCGGCGCGGCCGAGTGGTCCGACGCGGTCGAGGAGACACTGCGCTGGGAGCCGGCCGCCGCCAACCTCATGCTCCGGTACGCCGTCGAGGACATCGACCTCGGCGAGGTCGTCGTACCGAAGGGCGAGGCGCTCGTGATGGCCGTCGCCGGGGCGGGCCGCGACGAGGGCCTGCACGGGCCCGACGCCGCCCTGTTCGACCTCACCCGGGCCACCCGTCGCGACCATCTCGCCTTCGGGTACGGCGTCCACCACTGCCTCGGGGCGCCCCTCGCCCGGATGGAGGGCACGACGGCCCTCTCCGCCCTCTTCGCCCGGTTCCCCGAACTCGCCCTCGCCGTCCCCTCCTCGTCCCTGCGCCCCGTGAAGTCCTTCATCTCCAACGGCCACCGGGAACTCCCCGTCCTGCGGTACGGGCCCGGGGCCTGA